From a region of the Apibacter sp. B3706 genome:
- a CDS encoding ABC transporter ATP-binding protein, with protein sequence METNSNSILEFHNLSIGYQSPVLSGMNATMKKGEIILLTGKNGSGKTTLLKSIYGELPLLEGSIKIKGKNISEISPLETGKYLAVVLSQIAVSPSLRVFDLVALGRYPYKKWYQSLTKKEIEAIDDILHLLNLSQYREYNITKLSDGNLQKVMIARALVQNCPILILDEPTSHLDIANKLEIMNVIKMYAHDQDKSILFTSHDLSLGLAIADRLWFIKDDLLHTGFTEDVANRYNLYDYFVNDAIRFDYQANEYNFFNSHTSKTVRVISNSQSAYWLKKALVKNNFVISDQASIQILEKDSVFYLLDKNQNEYSFISIETLINFLRLKNS encoded by the coding sequence TTGGAAACAAACAGTAATTCTATACTTGAATTTCATAATCTATCCATAGGTTATCAATCGCCGGTTCTCTCAGGGATGAATGCTACCATGAAAAAGGGAGAAATTATACTTTTGACTGGAAAAAATGGAAGTGGAAAGACTACCTTATTAAAATCCATTTATGGTGAACTTCCTCTGCTTGAGGGCTCAATAAAAATTAAGGGTAAAAATATTTCTGAAATCTCACCCCTAGAAACAGGAAAATATCTAGCGGTAGTTCTTTCTCAAATCGCTGTCAGCCCCTCTCTACGGGTTTTTGATTTAGTGGCTTTAGGTAGATATCCTTATAAAAAATGGTATCAGAGTCTTACAAAAAAAGAGATTGAAGCTATTGACGATATACTGCACCTGTTGAATCTTAGCCAATATAGAGAATATAATATAACTAAACTTTCGGATGGTAATCTTCAAAAGGTGATGATTGCCAGAGCTTTAGTTCAAAATTGTCCAATATTAATTTTAGATGAACCTACCTCACATTTAGATATAGCTAATAAATTAGAAATCATGAATGTAATTAAAATGTATGCCCACGATCAGGATAAATCTATTTTATTTACTTCTCATGATTTATCCTTAGGCCTTGCTATAGCAGACCGATTATGGTTTATAAAAGATGATTTGTTACATACAGGTTTTACAGAAGATGTTGCTAACAGATACAACTTATATGATTATTTTGTAAACGATGCGATACGTTTTGATTATCAAGCCAATGAATATAATTTTTTCAATTCTCATACTTCTAAAACAGTACGAGTAATTTCCAATTCTCAATCTGCATACTGGTTAAAAAAAGCTTTGGTAAAAAATAATTTTGTTATTTCCGATCAAGCATCCATTCAGATTTTAGAAAAAGATTCCGTATTTTATCTTCTTGATAAGAATCAAAATGAATATAGTTTTATATCCATAGAAACACTTATCAATTTCTTGAGATTAAAAAATAGTTAA
- a CDS encoding FecCD family ABC transporter permease has product MFSKRFILLIVLLFLSCIFLFLINLLTGFENISLYDLFFTQEETKKLIISYRFYRAVAVVLAGISLPVSGFLLQELFKNPLAEPSVLGITSASALAVALLIFLGGGLFFLQYQWLEGWLLIISAFTGALLTSLLLLFISKEIKNISTFIIIGFLLSSFCGSLISTLQFYSQSESLKQYVYWSFGSFEGLSGNQISVFTICTILGLFPAFMSVKKLIGYLMGEEYAKVLGVNMAKLKINILIAVCLLTGSTTAMLGPIVFVGIIIPHFCRQIWNPAALWTQINLNILIGSVFMLLVSLIMSYTQLPVNILSSLIGVPTILFIILKDRFKN; this is encoded by the coding sequence ATGTTTTCAAAAAGATTTATACTACTTATAGTTTTACTTTTTTTAAGTTGTATATTCTTATTTCTTATTAATTTATTGACCGGATTTGAAAATATTTCTTTATACGATCTTTTTTTTACTCAAGAAGAAACTAAAAAGTTAATTATATCGTATCGATTTTACAGGGCGGTAGCTGTAGTATTAGCAGGGATATCATTACCCGTTAGTGGATTTTTACTTCAAGAACTTTTTAAAAATCCTTTAGCAGAACCTTCCGTCTTAGGAATTACATCTGCTTCAGCTTTAGCTGTAGCATTGCTTATTTTTTTAGGTGGAGGACTATTCTTTCTTCAATACCAATGGCTAGAAGGTTGGTTACTTATCATAAGTGCTTTTACAGGTGCCTTGCTTACTTCACTCCTATTATTGTTTATATCCAAAGAAATTAAGAATATTTCAACATTTATTATTATTGGTTTTCTTTTATCCTCTTTTTGTGGGTCATTAATCAGTACTTTACAATTTTACTCACAATCTGAATCTCTGAAACAATACGTATATTGGTCTTTTGGTTCATTTGAAGGATTATCCGGAAATCAAATTTCAGTTTTTACAATTTGCACGATACTGGGACTATTTCCGGCTTTTATGTCGGTAAAAAAATTAATAGGTTATCTCATGGGAGAGGAGTATGCAAAGGTTTTAGGAGTGAATATGGCGAAGCTTAAAATTAATATTCTGATAGCCGTCTGCTTACTCACGGGAAGTACAACCGCTATGCTTGGACCGATTGTATTTGTAGGTATTATTATTCCGCATTTTTGCAGACAAATTTGGAATCCTGCCGCACTTTGGACTCAAATTAATTTAAATATTTTGATAGGCAGCGTATTTATGTTATTGGTAAGCCTTATTATGAGTTATACGCAATTGCCTGTAAATATACTTTCCTCTTTGATTGGTGTGCCAACAATATTATTTATAATTTTAAAAGACAGATTTAAAAATTAA